Proteins encoded by one window of Anaerolineales bacterium:
- a CDS encoding glycosyltransferase family 4 protein, translating to MIGIDYTAAYEQGAGIGRYVRELITALAHQDSETTYRLYVQGAGRKPLPTLPGGNFRWAATRITPEWFFRFWHRLRLPIPVETWVGRVRLYHATDFVLPPTLPSTPTVLTVHDLSFVRVPEAAPPSLKAYLDVVVPRSARRADYVLADSHATKDDLIDLYKLPEAKIEVLYSGVNPRFCPTALEAALREKYRIGASPYILAVGTVQPRKNYARLIEALAALPPDLADVHLVIAGGRGWLQDPIYATVAAQGLTERVHFIGFAEDADLPALYTGARLLAFPSLYEGFGLPILEAFACGTPVLTAGVSSLGEVAGDAALLVDPLQVDSIRAGLEVLLRDDTLRAGLIERGYAQASRFTWDAAAKQLREVYRRFERRS from the coding sequence ATGATCGGGATTGATTACACCGCCGCCTACGAACAGGGGGCGGGAATTGGACGGTATGTTCGCGAGTTAATCACTGCCCTTGCTCATCAGGATAGCGAAACAACCTATCGCTTGTATGTACAGGGAGCAGGTCGAAAGCCCCTCCCCACCCTTCCTGGCGGTAATTTTCGATGGGCGGCAACGCGCATCACGCCGGAATGGTTTTTCCGCTTTTGGCATCGCCTTCGCTTGCCGATTCCTGTGGAAACATGGGTTGGTAGGGTGCGCCTCTACCATGCTACCGATTTTGTCCTCCCCCCCACCCTCCCTAGCACACCTACCGTCCTCACAGTTCACGATCTATCGTTTGTTCGCGTGCCAGAAGCCGCCCCACCAAGTCTAAAAGCCTACCTTGATGTCGTTGTGCCGCGTTCTGCCCGCCGTGCTGATTACGTTCTTGCCGATTCGCACGCCACCAAAGATGATTTGATTGACCTCTACAAACTGCCGGAAGCAAAAATTGAAGTGTTGTATTCAGGGGTGAATCCCCGATTTTGCCCAACAGCGCTTGAGGCAGCGCTGCGCGAAAAATATCGCATCGGGGCGTCGCCTTACATCTTGGCGGTGGGGACGGTTCAGCCGCGCAAAAACTATGCCCGTCTGATTGAAGCCCTTGCCGCGCTGCCGCCTGATCTTGCCGATGTGCATCTTGTCATTGCCGGAGGGCGCGGCTGGCTGCAAGACCCGATTTATGCGACAGTGGCTGCACAAGGGTTGACGGAGCGCGTCCACTTCATCGGCTTTGCCGAGGATGCCGACCTTCCGGCGCTCTATACGGGGGCGCGGCTATTGGCATTCCCTTCCCTTTATGAAGGATTCGGGCTGCCTATTCTAGAGGCATTCGCCTGCGGGACACCCGTTCTCACGGCGGGGGTGTCCTCACTGGGGGAGGTTGCCGGTGATGCGGCTCTGTTGGTCGATCCCCTTCAGGTGGACTCCATCCGGGCAGGGTTAGAGGTTCTCCTGCGCGATGACACCCTACGGGCGGGGCTGATTGAGCGCGGCTATGCCCAAGCCAGCCGCTTCACATGGGATGCTGCTGCCAAGCAACTCCGTGAAGTGTACCGGCGCTTTGAGCGGCGTTCCTGA
- a CDS encoding GtrA family protein, with product MTNTMAHDSHLSPQPKQGGFLTRLNDRDGYIRKFSRRIGGVWAADIERFIKFLFVGALGAVIDLGLTNLLMIIFHVQDGETNKVLLASSVGFTVAVCSNFFWNRYWTYPDSRSRAIVHQLVMFFILSVIGLAIRAFIVANLTVPFANAVTNFSHSMKWAIEDKTLFKIGANGAVMLSLVIVAAWNFAANRKITYSDVDKVNTTTDTP from the coding sequence GTGACGAATACGATGGCACATGATTCCCACCTTTCACCACAACCCAAACAGGGCGGCTTTTTAACCCGCCTGAATGACCGGGACGGCTACATTCGCAAATTTAGCCGTCGCATTGGCGGGGTGTGGGCAGCGGATATTGAGCGGTTCATCAAATTCTTGTTTGTCGGCGCCTTAGGGGCGGTGATCGATCTGGGTCTGACGAACCTTCTCATGATTATTTTTCATGTGCAGGATGGCGAGACGAACAAAGTTCTCTTGGCAAGCTCGGTAGGCTTTACGGTTGCTGTATGCAGCAACTTCTTTTGGAATCGCTATTGGACATACCCTGATTCGCGTTCCCGTGCCATTGTTCACCAACTGGTGATGTTCTTCATTTTGAGTGTGATTGGGTTGGCGATTCGCGCCTTCATTGTGGCGAATTTGACCGTTCCCTTTGCCAATGCGGTGACGAACTTTTCCCACAGCATGAAATGGGCGATTGAAGACAAAACCTTATTCAAAATTGGAGCAAATGGGGCGGTGATGCTCTCGTTAGTCATTGTTGCTGCGTGGAACTTCGCCGCCAATCGCAAGATCACCTACAGCGATGTGGACAAGGTAAATACAACGACTGACACCCCCTAG
- a CDS encoding O-antigen ligase family protein has product MRTLNFPRPPVSFLWLLPAIGLGLIAGLLPPLPALVLIGGMGLLIVTLIDPRIGLTVTLIVAPLKTLIETEAALKLPLDVGQIALLITLAAWLMRSIADQRRIGLRWSGVYLPLCAFLFAAALSLWGAVSPSATVNELIKWVEILLVMALVGSSGGGWWVAGTLLIAASGQALLGIYQFRGGSGAPHLWILEFRYFRAFGTFGQPNPFGAFMGLTLPLALGMSYGLAAAAWRKRNARFAAWAALTLAAAAFIGGGLIVSWSRGAWLGFASAILMLLLCAPRKRWMGVLLLVFVIGGVALSVVSGLAPASLVARITDFAQDLTGIEDVRGRAINDDNYAVIERLAHWQAALGMANDHPLVGVGFGGYEAAYPAYALMNWSMALGHAHNYYLNVLAETGIVGLAAYVGMWLAYLMLTLRALRLADPERGIALGLLGVWVHLAVHSLFDKLFVNNLFLHIGAMLGLITVLLHSGRVLERDEYDGT; this is encoded by the coding sequence ATGCGAACCCTCAACTTCCCTCGCCCACCGGTTTCATTCCTATGGCTGCTTCCCGCCATAGGGCTTGGGCTGATCGCCGGACTCCTTCCGCCCTTGCCCGCCCTTGTCCTAATCGGTGGTATGGGGCTGCTGATTGTCACGCTCATTGACCCGCGCATCGGTCTGACAGTCACCTTGATCGTTGCCCCCCTCAAAACACTCATCGAAACTGAAGCGGCGTTGAAACTCCCCCTTGATGTGGGGCAGATTGCCCTCCTCATCACCCTTGCCGCATGGCTTATGCGCAGCATTGCCGATCAGCGGCGCATCGGACTGCGCTGGTCGGGCGTCTATCTTCCACTCTGCGCCTTCCTGTTTGCTGCGGCGCTCAGCCTGTGGGGGGCGGTTTCCCCCTCAGCGACGGTGAACGAACTGATCAAATGGGTGGAAATTCTGCTCGTCATGGCGCTCGTTGGCTCGTCGGGGGGGGGGTGGTGGGTGGCGGGGACGCTGCTCATCGCCGCATCAGGGCAGGCGCTGCTCGGCATTTACCAATTTCGCGGTGGGTCGGGTGCGCCGCATCTGTGGATTTTGGAATTTCGCTACTTTCGCGCCTTTGGAACGTTCGGGCAGCCAAACCCCTTTGGTGCATTCATGGGGCTAACGCTCCCGCTTGCCTTAGGAATGAGCTATGGTTTGGCGGCGGCGGCGTGGCGAAAACGCAATGCCCGTTTTGCGGCATGGGCAGCCCTGACATTGGCGGCGGCGGCATTCATCGGCGGCGGGTTAATCGTCTCGTGGAGTCGTGGGGCGTGGCTCGGTTTTGCTTCTGCAATACTCATGTTATTACTTTGTGCGCCACGAAAACGCTGGATGGGGGTTTTACTCCTTGTGTTTGTAATTGGTGGCGTTGCGCTAAGCGTCGTCAGTGGGCTTGCGCCCGCCTCGTTGGTGGCGCGGATTACCGACTTTGCCCAAGACCTAACGGGCATTGAGGATGTGCGCGGACGGGCGATCAACGATGATAATTATGCCGTGATCGAACGCTTGGCGCATTGGCAAGCAGCGCTCGGCATGGCAAATGATCATCCGCTGGTGGGGGTGGGTTTTGGCGGCTATGAGGCAGCCTACCCCGCCTATGCCCTCATGAATTGGAGCATGGCGCTTGGTCATGCCCATAATTACTACCTGAACGTTTTGGCAGAGACAGGGATCGTTGGGTTAGCAGCTTATGTGGGGATGTGGCTTGCCTACCTCATGCTGACGCTGCGGGCGCTTCGCTTGGCTGACCCTGAGCGCGGCATTGCTCTCGGTTTGTTGGGGGTTTGGGTCCATCTTGCCGTCCATAGTCTATTCGACAAGCTGTTTGTCAATAATTTATTCTTGCATATCGGGGCAATGCTTGGTTTAATTACAGTCTTGCTGCACAGCGGGAGAGTTCTAGAACGTGACGAATACGATGGCACATGA
- a CDS encoding glutamine synthetase produces MTLRNFLEIPYDELEELNLAAKAERLARKTADDLRDSRMKYLADTKGIKAVTLCFTDLEGRLHMLDYDKKFLLKSADNLTFDGSSIRGFSAQSESDLRLAVDWSAFYWLPSDFFGPGKVLVFSEVLEKDGTPYAADMRSRLKRYLKELYDRDGYTCNAANEIEGFLFKGRNAEQAYATTGAFEFVAQGGYYHSLPSDPLRLFIDTAAEVQRAMGFANEKDHPEVAPSQFEMNYGYSEASIAADQIQLYKLLCRQVAHKLDMTASFLPKPVVGINGSGMHTNMSVSKGKENLFWDAHGEHKISAMAHAFIQRILTVGNDICLILNSSVNSYRRLDPHFEAPNQIKSSPVDRGSMVRIPIGNERSARVEVRSIAPDANPYLAIYTFFKTGLDGKEGKVARNAILPDNIYDAIDNFRASKYVRELLGAELQDKFTALKEASADRCARRLGTLVKIPEVQYHHEVANQLLWNQF; encoded by the coding sequence ATGACTCTCCGTAATTTTCTCGAAATCCCCTACGACGAACTCGAAGAACTGAATCTGGCAGCGAAAGCGGAGCGCCTTGCCCGCAAAACGGCAGATGATCTGCGCGATTCGCGGATGAAGTACCTTGCTGATACAAAGGGCATCAAAGCCGTGACCTTGTGCTTCACCGACCTTGAAGGGCGGCTGCACATGCTGGATTACGACAAGAAGTTCCTTCTGAAGTCGGCGGACAATCTGACCTTTGATGGATCGTCCATCCGGGGCTTTTCGGCGCAGAGCGAATCCGACCTGCGTTTGGCGGTGGATTGGTCGGCATTTTACTGGCTGCCTTCCGATTTCTTTGGACCCGGTAAGGTGTTGGTCTTTAGCGAAGTCTTGGAAAAAGATGGCACACCCTACGCGGCGGATATGCGTTCCCGCCTCAAGCGCTATCTGAAGGAACTTTATGATCGGGATGGCTACACCTGTAACGCTGCCAATGAAATTGAAGGCTTCTTGTTCAAGGGACGCAATGCGGAACAGGCATATGCCACAACCGGCGCGTTTGAGTTTGTGGCACAGGGCGGGTACTACCACTCGCTGCCAAGCGATCCGCTGCGCTTGTTCATCGACACCGCCGCCGAAGTTCAGCGGGCGATGGGCTTTGCCAACGAGAAAGACCATCCAGAGGTTGCCCCTTCCCAGTTCGAGATGAACTATGGCTACAGCGAGGCAAGCATTGCCGCTGATCAGATTCAGCTATACAAGCTGTTGTGCCGGCAGGTTGCCCACAAACTGGATATGACCGCCAGTTTCCTCCCCAAGCCCGTCGTCGGGATCAATGGGAGTGGAATGCACACGAACATGTCGGTGAGTAAAGGCAAGGAAAACCTGTTTTGGGATGCTCATGGGGAACACAAAATCTCGGCAATGGCGCACGCCTTCATCCAGCGGATTCTGACCGTTGGGAATGACATTTGCCTGATCTTAAACAGCAGCGTGAACAGCTACCGCCGTCTTGATCCGCATTTTGAAGCGCCGAACCAGATCAAGTCTTCGCCAGTGGATCGCGGCTCGATGGTGCGCATCCCGATTGGGAATGAGCGTTCTGCCCGCGTGGAAGTGCGTTCTATCGCTCCCGATGCAAACCCCTATCTGGCGATCTATACGTTCTTCAAGACGGGGCTGGATGGAAAAGAAGGCAAGGTTGCCCGCAACGCCATTTTGCCCGATAACATCTATGATGCGATTGATAACTTCCGTGCCAGCAAGTACGTCCGCGAACTGTTGGGCGCGGAACTTCAGGATAAGTTTACTGCGCTTAAGGAAGCCTCAGCGGATCGCTGCGCCCGCCGCTTAGGGACGCTGGTCAAGATTCCTGAGGTGCAGTACCACCACGAAGTGGCAAATCAGCTGCTCTGGAATCAGTTCTAG
- the ligA gene encoding NAD-dependent DNA ligase LigA, whose product MDALRHRAEDLRAQLRDHSHRYYVLGTPIISDAEFDALFDELDALEKAYPELITPDSPTQRVGSDLDERLPKITHPAPMLSLGKAYTADEIRAWRARIDKLLDTSARLAYVVEPKFDGLTVALTYTAGQLTLGATRGDGYTGDDVTANVRTIRSVPVKIPPSGQVVPPSPLVVRGEVVIHKDDFKAFQESMRAQGETRFINPRNTASGALKQLDPAITAARPLTFYAFGIVDAPDGTTPRTQWETLTLLRALGFRVGEDIRRFDHLDALIAYVEAFEGQRHSLPYEIDGLVIKIDDFATYNALGVVGKNPRGAVAYKFPPEVVTTRLISVSVSVGRTGVLTPNAELEPVFVSGATIRQATLNNFEDVARKDVRLGDRVQIKRAGEVIPFVIGPLVEARSGAEMPITPPTVCPFCQSPVAHTEGEVAYYCSNPRCPERVAREIEYFASKGGLDIEGLAEKGIRQLLEKGLIQDEADLFRLTPEQLAELEGYADLKIQNLMTSLAAAKTRPLESVLMALGISGVGTTVAKLLVKHFPSLDALMTATTDDLQTIGGIGPSIAGGVVAWFQDAEHRDKIARLREAGVTMTANTPAAMRSEALTGLTFVLTGTLPTMTRDEAQALIEANGGKVSGSVSKKTSYVVAGENVGSKREKAEALGITILDEAGLKALIP is encoded by the coding sequence ATGGACGCCCTTCGCCACCGCGCCGAAGACCTTCGGGCGCAACTGCGCGATCACAGCCACCGCTATTATGTGCTTGGGACGCCGATCATCTCGGACGCCGAATTTGACGCCCTTTTCGATGAACTCGATGCCCTTGAAAAGGCTTACCCAGAACTCATCACGCCCGATTCGCCAACGCAGCGGGTGGGGAGCGATCTGGATGAACGCCTGCCAAAGATCACCCACCCTGCGCCGATGCTCTCGCTTGGCAAGGCATACACCGCCGATGAGATTCGGGCGTGGCGGGCGCGGATTGATAAGCTGCTAGATACCTCGGCACGCCTGGCATATGTCGTTGAACCGAAATTCGATGGGCTGACGGTAGCGCTGACCTACACCGCTGGACAGCTAACCCTCGGCGCGACGCGGGGCGACGGGTACACGGGCGATGATGTGACGGCGAACGTCCGCACCATTCGCAGCGTCCCCGTGAAGATTCCACCCAGTGGGCAGGTTGTTCCGCCCTCCCCGCTTGTCGTGCGCGGGGAAGTTGTCATTCACAAGGACGATTTCAAAGCCTTTCAAGAGTCCATGCGGGCGCAAGGTGAGACGCGCTTCATCAACCCGCGCAACACAGCAAGCGGTGCTCTCAAACAGCTTGATCCAGCGATCACTGCCGCCCGCCCTTTAACGTTCTACGCCTTTGGGATTGTTGATGCCCCCGATGGCACAACGCCGCGCACCCAATGGGAGACTCTTACGCTTTTGCGGGCGCTTGGGTTTCGCGTCGGCGAGGACATTCGCCGCTTTGATCATCTAGACGCCCTAATCGCCTATGTTGAGGCGTTTGAAGGACAGCGGCACAGCCTCCCCTACGAGATTGATGGGCTGGTGATCAAGATTGATGATTTCGCCACCTACAACGCGCTTGGTGTTGTGGGCAAAAACCCACGCGGCGCAGTTGCCTACAAATTCCCCCCAGAGGTGGTCACCACACGCTTAATCAGCGTCAGCGTCAGCGTGGGACGGACGGGCGTCCTCACTCCCAACGCCGAGCTTGAACCTGTTTTCGTCAGCGGGGCGACGATCAGACAGGCAACCTTGAACAACTTTGAGGATGTAGCGCGGAAAGATGTTCGCTTGGGGGATCGCGTCCAGATCAAGCGGGCGGGGGAGGTCATTCCCTTCGTGATCGGACCCCTCGTTGAAGCACGCAGCGGTGCGGAGATGCCCATCACCCCACCGACAGTCTGCCCCTTTTGCCAATCACCAGTGGCACATACTGAGGGCGAGGTTGCCTATTATTGCAGCAACCCGCGCTGCCCAGAGCGCGTCGCCCGTGAGATTGAGTATTTTGCCAGTAAAGGGGGCTTGGATATTGAGGGGTTGGCAGAGAAAGGCATTCGCCAACTGCTGGAAAAAGGGCTGATTCAAGATGAAGCTGATCTATTTCGGCTCACCCCCGAACAGCTTGCCGAGTTAGAGGGCTACGCCGACTTAAAAATACAAAACCTCATGACGAGTTTGGCGGCGGCAAAGACTCGTCCTCTGGAGAGCGTCCTCATGGCGTTGGGCATTTCCGGTGTGGGAACAACAGTGGCAAAGCTGCTGGTGAAGCACTTCCCCTCCCTAGATGCGCTTATGACGGCAACCACCGACGATCTGCAAACGATTGGTGGTATTGGTCCGTCCATCGCCGGCGGGGTTGTAGCATGGTTTCAGGATGCCGAACACAGAGATAAAATCGCCCGTCTTCGGGAAGCAGGCGTCACGATGACGGCAAATACCCCCGCCGCCATGCGCTCAGAAGCGCTTACCGGATTAACCTTCGTCCTCACCGGCACACTGCCAACAATGACTCGTGACGAGGCGCAAGCGCTGATCGAAGCAAACGGCGGAAAGGTGAGCGGCAGCGTCAGCAAAAAGACGAGTTATGTCGTCGCTGGTGAAAATGTCGGAAGCAAACGAGAGAAGGCAGAGGCGTTAGGCATAACAATCCTTGATGAGGCGGGGTTGAAGGCATTGATCCCCTGA
- a CDS encoding metal-dependent transcriptional regulator produces MRGAWRTKAVEDFLKQVYLLEQQIAPVPTTLLAEALNIAAPSVTDMIKRLSGAADDKEKKEGKKPEAIPPQLLIYTPYQGVQLTDLGKRIALEMVRHHRLLELYLTQKLGYAWDEVHEEADRLEHHISERLEARIDDALGNPQIDPHGDPIPALDGTISTQTLILLSDMSLSRPCEVSRIIDQTPEVLRYFADLGLVIGVAVTLHERAPLNDTLRIQIGGGDERVTISTQVARKVLVICG; encoded by the coding sequence ATGCGCGGTGCGTGGCGCACAAAAGCCGTTGAGGACTTTCTGAAACAGGTCTATCTGCTTGAGCAGCAGATTGCCCCTGTGCCGACAACGCTTCTAGCCGAGGCATTGAACATTGCCGCTCCCTCCGTCACCGATATGATCAAGCGCTTATCCGGCGCGGCGGACGACAAGGAGAAAAAAGAAGGGAAAAAGCCAGAGGCAATCCCCCCACAACTGCTGATCTATACGCCCTATCAAGGCGTGCAGTTGACCGATTTGGGAAAACGGATTGCCCTCGAAATGGTGCGTCACCACCGCTTGTTAGAACTTTACCTGACCCAAAAATTAGGCTATGCGTGGGATGAAGTCCATGAAGAAGCAGACCGGCTGGAACACCATATTTCGGAGCGGCTGGAAGCGCGGATTGACGATGCGCTTGGCAACCCGCAGATTGACCCACACGGCGACCCGATTCCGGCGTTGGACGGGACGATCTCAACCCAAACGCTGATCCTTCTTTCTGATATGTCCCTCAGCCGCCCCTGTGAGGTGAGCCGCATCATCGACCAAACGCCAGAAGTCCTCCGCTATTTTGCCGATCTGGGTTTGGTCATTGGGGTTGCCGTTACGCTCCACGAGCGGGCGCCGCTCAACGACACGCTCCGCATTCAGATCGGTGGGGGCGATGAACGGGTGACGATCAGCACCCAAGTGGCACGAAAAGTGTTGGTCATTTGCGGGTAG
- the pulA gene encoding pullulanase-type alpha-1,6-glucosidase: MKRYLNGLLLLLIVSLAAAGLFSPAARMVTAQGDAPTSVTIAGTIQAQLGCPGDWQPECEATFLKYDEEDDVWYAAFNLKAGDYEYKAALNKTWDENYGAGAAAGGANITLSLSRDSKVSFYYDHKTHWITDNVNSIIATAPGSYQSEIGCSKSGVAGDWDPSCLRSWLQDPDGDGKYTLSVSGLKAGDYEMKVAINESWGENYGSNGARDGSNISFTVPTDNKPVFFEWDKETKIITVNVEGAPRQRTYQAHWVSLDTILWKAKGAAEDTIYTLHYDANAAMTLEPDKVAGGQTFPLVLSEAGVSAETAAKFPHLAALTPLILPGADRGIVAPLLMGQLYVSATAPDGTLLDVSGLQIPGVLDDLYSAAADVPLGVTWDGDVPTLRLWAPTARNVSLLIYPDSTGDVEIATSLARDEATGVWSVMGDADWKGHYFLYEVTVFTPATNAVEVNRVTDPYTVSLSMNSRRSQMVNLNDADLQPEGWASVVKPALAAPEDSVIYELHIRDFSIFDETVPEALRGTFAAFTVSESNGMKHLAGLAKAGLTHLHLLPFFDIATVEEDKTKRQEVLFQLLQRFPPDSARQQELVNNNRALDGFNWGYDPYHYNTPEGSYSTNPDGTTRILELREAVKAINATGLRVVMDVVYNHTNASGQNEKSVLDKIVPGYYHRLNFEGKVERSTCCENTASEHLMMEKLLIDSVLFWATEYKIDAFRFDLMGHHMKANMVKLRERLDGLTIENSGVDGKAIYVYGEGWNFGEVGNNQRGENATQINMAGTGIGTFNDRLRDAVRGGSPFGDRQKQGFVNGLWDDPNATTDQGTPDEQLARLLLFADQIRVGMAGNLRGYTFENREGKTVTGAEIDYNGAPAGYADDPQENIVYAEKHDNETLWDMIAYKAPVETSMADRVRMQNLGVSIVLYSQGVPFVHAGMDLLRSKSMDRDSYDSGDWFNRLDFTYETNNFGAGLPTADKNKEMWDIVQPLLGNSALKPAKADILRAADHFRETLAVRQSSRLFRLRTAEEIQKHVKFLNTGTEQIPGVLVVVLDNTDGSLDDPYAALVIMINVTKAEKSYTNTAFGALSLELHPILAASTDEVVKGSNFNAESATLTVPARTAAVFVMKK, from the coding sequence ATGAAACGTTACCTTAATGGTCTCCTTCTGCTCCTGATCGTATCCCTTGCGGCAGCGGGGCTGTTTTCCCCCGCCGCACGGATGGTCACCGCGCAGGGCGACGCCCCAACCAGCGTCACCATTGCTGGCACGATCCAAGCACAGCTTGGCTGCCCAGGCGATTGGCAGCCGGAGTGTGAAGCAACCTTTCTTAAATACGATGAGGAAGATGATGTGTGGTATGCCGCGTTCAACTTGAAAGCGGGCGATTACGAATACAAAGCCGCCCTGAACAAAACATGGGACGAAAACTACGGTGCGGGCGCGGCGGCAGGTGGGGCAAATATCACGCTCAGCCTCAGCCGCGATAGCAAAGTCAGTTTCTACTATGACCACAAAACCCACTGGATCACCGATAATGTCAACAGCATCATTGCCACTGCGCCGGGAAGCTATCAGAGCGAGATCGGCTGCTCCAAAAGCGGCGTCGCTGGCGATTGGGATCCTTCCTGCCTACGCTCGTGGTTGCAAGACCCCGACGGGGATGGCAAATACACCCTTTCTGTGTCGGGCTTGAAGGCGGGCGATTACGAGATGAAAGTCGCTATCAATGAGTCGTGGGGGGAGAATTACGGCTCAAACGGTGCGCGAGATGGCTCAAACATCAGCTTCACCGTCCCCACCGATAACAAGCCTGTTTTTTTTGAGTGGGACAAAGAGACGAAAATCATCACTGTCAATGTGGAGGGCGCACCCCGCCAGCGCACCTACCAAGCTCACTGGGTGAGCCTTGATACAATCCTTTGGAAGGCAAAGGGCGCGGCAGAGGATACAATCTACACGCTCCATTACGATGCCAACGCTGCCATGACCCTTGAGCCGGATAAAGTCGCTGGCGGGCAAACCTTCCCCCTCGTCCTCAGTGAGGCGGGTGTGAGCGCCGAAACCGCCGCGAAATTCCCCCACTTGGCAGCCCTGACGCCGCTCATCCTCCCCGGCGCAGATCGGGGGATTGTCGCGCCGCTGCTGATGGGGCAGTTATACGTTTCCGCCACCGCCCCCGATGGAACGCTCCTCGATGTCAGTGGATTGCAAATCCCCGGCGTCTTGGACGATCTTTACAGCGCCGCTGCCGATGTGCCGCTTGGGGTGACGTGGGATGGTGATGTGCCAACGCTCCGCCTGTGGGCGCCCACCGCACGGAATGTGTCACTCCTGATCTACCCCGATTCGACAGGCGATGTCGAAATTGCCACTTCGCTTGCCCGTGACGAAGCGACGGGCGTTTGGTCGGTGATGGGCGATGCCGATTGGAAGGGACACTACTTTCTCTATGAGGTGACGGTCTTTACACCCGCCACGAACGCGGTAGAGGTGAACCGCGTCACCGACCCCTATACGGTCAGCCTGAGTATGAACAGCCGTCGTTCGCAGATGGTGAACCTCAACGACGCCGATCTTCAGCCGGAAGGGTGGGCAAGCGTGGTGAAGCCCGCCCTTGCCGCCCCCGAAGACAGCGTGATCTACGAACTCCATATCCGCGATTTCAGCATCTTTGATGAAACCGTCCCAGAGGCGCTGAGGGGGACATTCGCCGCCTTCACGGTGAGCGAGTCGAACGGGATGAAACACCTGGCAGGTTTGGCGAAGGCGGGCTTGACGCACCTTCACCTGCTGCCCTTCTTTGATATTGCCACTGTTGAGGAAGACAAGACAAAACGGCAAGAAGTCTTGTTCCAACTCTTGCAGCGTTTCCCGCCCGATTCGGCGCGGCAGCAAGAATTGGTGAATAACAATCGGGCGTTGGATGGCTTCAACTGGGGCTACGATCCCTACCATTACAATACGCCGGAAGGCAGTTATAGCACAAACCCAGATGGGACCACGCGCATTCTTGAACTGCGCGAGGCGGTGAAGGCGATCAACGCGACGGGCTTACGGGTGGTGATGGATGTCGTCTACAACCACACAAATGCCAGCGGGCAAAACGAAAAATCCGTCCTCGATAAAATCGTCCCCGGCTACTACCACCGCCTCAACTTCGAGGGGAAGGTCGAGCGTTCCACCTGCTGCGAAAACACCGCCTCTGAACATCTGATGATGGAAAAACTGCTGATCGATTCGGTGCTTTTCTGGGCGACGGAATACAAAATTGACGCCTTCCGTTTTGACCTGATGGGGCACCACATGAAGGCGAACATGGTCAAACTCCGCGAACGGCTGGACGGGCTGACCATCGAAAACAGCGGTGTAGACGGCAAAGCCATTTACGTCTATGGTGAGGGCTGGAACTTTGGGGAGGTGGGGAACAACCAGCGCGGTGAAAACGCCACCCAAATCAATATGGCGGGGACGGGCATTGGGACGTTCAATGATCGCCTGCGGGATGCCGTGCGAGGCGGATCACCCTTTGGGGATCGGCAAAAGCAAGGCTTTGTGAACGGCTTGTGGGATGATCCAAACGCGACCACCGATCAGGGGACGCCAGACGAACAACTCGCCCGTTTGCTGCTCTTTGCCGATCAAATTCGGGTGGGCATGGCGGGCAATCTGCGCGGCTATACGTTTGAAAACCGCGAAGGAAAGACCGTCACCGGCGCGGAGATTGACTACAACGGAGCGCCTGCCGGATACGCCGACGATCCCCAAGAAAACATCGTTTATGCCGAAAAGCACGATAACGAGACGCTCTGGGACATGATCGCCTACAAAGCGCCCGTCGAAACGAGCATGGCAGACCGTGTGCGGATGCAAAACCTCGGTGTGAGCATCGTCCTTTACAGTCAGGGTGTGCCGTTTGTCCATGCGGGGATGGACTTGCTGCGCTCGAAGTCGATGGATCGGGATAGCTACGATTCCGGCGATTGGTTTAACCGCCTCGATTTCACCTATGAGACAAACAACTTTGGGGCGGGCTTGCCGACTGCCGATAAGAACAAAGAGATGTGGGATATTGTGCAGCCGCTTTTGGGCAACTCCGCCCTAAAACCGGCGAAAGCGGACATTCTGCGGGCGGCGGATCACTTCCGCGAGACGCTGGCGGTTCGTCAGAGTTCGCGCCTGTTCCGGCTGCGCACGGCAGAAGAAATCCAAAAGCATGTGAAATTCTTGAACACAGGGACGGAGCAAATCCCCGGTGTGTTGGTCGTCGTTTTGGATAACACCGATGGCAGTTTGGACGATCCGTATGCGGCGCTGGTCATTATGATCAACGTGACGAAAGCGGAAAAATCCTACACAAACACGGCATTCGGTGCGCTCTCGCTAGAGCTTCACCCGATCTTAGCCGCCAGCACAGATGAGGTTGTGAAGGGCAGCAACTTCAACGCGGAGAGCGCCACCCTAACCGTGCCAGCACGGACGGCGGCGGTCTTTGTGATGAAGAAGTAA